In the genome of Vicia villosa cultivar HV-30 ecotype Madison, WI unplaced genomic scaffold, Vvil1.0 ctg.000621F_1_1, whole genome shotgun sequence, the window TTTATCTCCTTATTTGAGGTTGAAAAACTCCTCTTGAATGTCAAAATTGTTGGAATATACACAAAGTATTTTAGTGAATCAATCGAGAAAGAATGACAATTGAAGAAGACGATGTGAGAAAATAATAGAgggagagagagtaattgagatGAGATGTAAAATTGGCATTAACAACAAATGTTACAATAGAGAGATATTTATACAAGCTATTAAAAACAAGTGGAACACACAACAACTTAAACAAAAGCTAAACAGCCCAAACTCAGACTCGTTCGTATCCGGTTACGCCTACTCAAACAAAAACCCAGAAGCTGAAAACGCCTGTTGTAACCGAATTCCAGCTTCTAAAAGTGCTTATTAGATAAGTTGTTTACACCAATTTGCATCTAGAAGCTTATACAATGTGTTTGAATTATTATGCACATCCAATACACCACCTTACTTCAAATGCTCCAAGTTCTTCATGTCCAAGCTCATCACTAACTTCTTGAACACAACATTTGTGACTCATATCATCATCAAATCCGCAACTTGTTCTTCGCTTCGTCTATATCTCAATCTCAGCTTGCTTTCATACACAAGATCCCTCAAGTAATGAAACTTCATCTCAATATAATTGCTCCTCCCATGTGCAATGGGATTCTTAGAAAGGTTTGAAACGTTATCAACCAAAAGTGTGACAACTTCTCCAACATTGCTGCCCAACTCTCCCAACAGATTCATAAGACACACAGTCTGGCACGCACATAACGATGTAGCGATATACTCGGCATCACAAGAAGAGAGTGCAACCATTGGTTCCTTTTTAGAACACCTAGAGATTGGTACTCCTTCGAACATAAAGACATAACCAGTCGTAGACTTTCGATCAGCTTTATCTTCGCACAAATTGAAATCGGTATAACTGAGCAAATCGCATTTTCTGCCTGTGTCTTTTGCGCGAAAGAGAATTTTGCAGCCAAGAATACCTTTGACGTATCGTAGGATCCTCTTAATTACTGACAAGTGAGACAACTTCGGTCactccatgaatctactcgcaataccgacactaaatgccAAATTTGGCCGCGTATTGCATAAGTAACgcaatgatccaatcaatcttcTATATTGCGTTGGATCCACATTCTGCTCATCATCACTTTTGGACAGCTGCAACCTCGCTTCAGCTGGTGTATTGGAAACATTATAATGCTCCATATCACACCTCTTTAATATCTCAAGTGCAtaattcctttggtgcatgagcagtcACAATTTTGACTTGTGGAACTCTATGCCAAGAATGTAAGTCATAATCCCAAGGTCactcatttcaaactcttccATAAGTTCACTTTTGAACTTATAAATACTAAACTCGTTGCTTTTTGTGATCAACAAGTCATCCACATACAAGCAAAGTATTATCACATATTTGCTCGTATCCGTCTTTACATAGACACCATGTTCGCAAACATATTTCTTGAAACCAACATCGACTAGAAATCCATCTATGAGTTTGTTCCAAGGTCTTGGAGCTTCGTTTCAAACCATAAAGCGCTTTCTTTAATTTGTAGACCCTTCCCTCTTGATTTGTCACAACAAAACCAAAGGGTTGTTCTACATACACTTCCTCCCCAATTGGACCATTCAAAAACACAGATTTCACATTCATTTGATACATCGACCAATTGTTGGAATTCACAATACCAACAATTCTACCTTCTCTTTACAAAAATCCCTTCGCAACTAATCGAGCCTTATGTTTGACAATTTCACCTTTGAGATTTTCCTTCACTTTATAGACCCATCTCACACCGATTGACTTCTTTCGTTCTTGTAGATCAAACAATTCCCAAGTATAGTTCTTCTCGATTGATTTTAGTTCCTCTTTCATTGCACACACCCACTTTGGATCACTTAATGTCTCTTCCGTGCTAACAGGCTCGGGTTCGGCCATAAGCGCAAATTCAACGAAATCGCCATCATCATTGATTTCATTGTCCCGAAATATTTCACATTCTTGGAGTCTACGAGGAAAACCTTTTTGCCTAGTTGGTCGTCTAATGTGTTCCCCGATTTCGGTTTCGACGGGTAGTTGTTTAGTATCTACATCAACCAAATTTTCAGTATATTCATTGTCGTAACCAGTTACAGGATTCTCGTAATCGATTATGCCTTCTACTACACCAGTCCCAACAGCCTCTAGTAGTAGGAAATCACGCCCGTAATCGGTTACACCATTCTGGTGACCGGTTACTAGACCATTCAAAGTCATTTTTCTGCTATCAAAATGCTTCATCTTGTCGACCATAATGTCTTGACTAATCATGATTATCTTTTTTGCAACATCAAACAAATTATAACCTCCGGTAGGGTGATAACCAACGAGCAACATCATTTCACCCTTGTCATCCAACTTCTTTTGAATCTGACCTAGAACGTGTCAAAATTCTATCAGACTGAAAACTCTCAAATGACTCAAGCTTGGTTTAAATCAAGACCACACCTCTTCTAGAGTCACCTTATCAAGCTTTATTATAaggcaattattcaaaaaataGTCGGTTGTAGAAATGACTTCACCCCACAACTCCTTCAACAAGTCTTTTCCCTTTAACATGTTACGAACCATGTTCGTTATTAAACGATTCTTCCTCTCTGCAACACCATTCTGATGGGGCGTGTAGGGTGGCACAATTTCACGCAATATGCCCTCATTGTTACAATACTTCCCAAACTCAATCGAGGTAtattcacctccaccatccgttttgaAAATTTTAAGCTTGTGACCATTTTGCCGCTCAACCATGGACTTAAATCTTTTGAACACATCAAATACCTCATCTTTTCTCTTGATTAGGTATGTTAATAGTTTCCTACTAAAATCGTCAATAAAAGTGACAAAGTACCTATTTCCACCATACGAGTTCACTGGCATTGGACCACACACATCGGagtacaccacctcaaggtgatgCTTGGTCCTATGACCCGCATCCTTGCTGAAACAAGTCTTGTGCAATTTCCCTTGCACACACTCTTCACACATCGCAGTTGGAATATTGATTTTCGGCAACCTGGTTACCATACCATCCCTTTGTAATGCCTCAATGTCTCGAAAATTGAGATGTCCAAAACGGTAGTGCCACAATCACTCTTCTCGACACAACATTCTACTCCACAACGATTTCTTtgcaagatttgatttgattcaccaAACGTGTAATGCGTGTTACATATTCGTTGATAgtttccttctcttccatttgAACCAATTCGAACTATCGCTTGTGACTTTATAACCTCACCACCTTTTCTTTATCATCCCCTTCATAAGTTTTCTTCAAGATCTCCCAAGCTTGTTTCACTGAATCGTAATCGCCAACTTTTTCaaagatgagcttaaagaatgggattggactaagaatgtcaagaaggatttagtgaaaatattttttgaagaacCATCCACTGAATTCGAAATAGAAGAAGTTCaacaagaagaagtcagaggtgatgcTGACCCAAAtagacctcagagaacaagacacatgtctgcaaggttgcaagaatgtgtgattacatcagaccCGCCAGATTCCACCACCAAACTCCATCTTCCCAAACCACTGCGACTGCTACTGTCATAAAAGGATTCACTGCTATATCATACAACTCTAGACACTCTTCCGCTAAGCCTTGATCTCCCAACCAACTGCTGAATCAGAATGAGATAGCGTCACCTTTTTTTAACCTGCAAGTAACTAAGTTAGGAAAAGATAACCCTCTCGAGCATTCGCAATCATTTACCAATAGTAAATCATGCCACCGAATTGAATCGTGTTGGTCGAAATAACCCTCTTATCATTAACAAACATCTTTGTCGTCGGATTTACGTATCTATAAATTAGCAGCTTTCTCCAAACAGCAATATCTTCCTTGattattctccacttccatttcatcAGAAGAGTTGTATTAAAGCTTTCCACATCCCTTATACCCAAACCACCTTGATTCTTCTCCTTACAAACCTTACTCCAACTCAGCCATTGAATACCTCTACTTCCTTCCACCCCCTCCAAAGTAACCTTCCTTGGATTCTTCTTATCTCTTGAATGACTTTTAGGAGCCCGATAGAATGACAAGGAATATAATGGTAAAGAATTGAACATTGAATTTATTAGCACCACCTTCCCTCCTATTGATAGAAACCTACTACTCCATATTGATAATCTATTCCTCATTATATTTATTACCTCCTTCCACATGACCTCCTTTCTTGGACTATCGGCCACCATCACCCCTAAAATTTTAAACGGGAGATATCTCACTCCACAAGCCAAAAACGATTCCATATTTAGCATCCTATCGCTTAAGTTAACACCATAAATAttactcttgtaaaaattcactTTCAAACCCGACATGATTTCGAAAGCTCTAAGCACGGTCTTCAAACTCCATAAATTATCATTGCTACCATCACCTATGATTACGGTATCATCCGTGAATTGGAGAATATCCACGGATTCACCAACACCAAAACTGAATCCCTTGAACTCCCCCAAATCCACCGCCTTCTCCACCTATCTAGTTAAACCTTCCATTACAATGACAAACAAAAAAGTGGACAAGGGATCCCCTTGGCGAAGACCTCTTACCACTTTGAAGTCCTATGTGTTATTGTCATTAACGAGCACCTCCATAGAGCTTAAGAACACACAAGCCTCCATCCAATCCAACCACTTAGAACCAAAACCAGTCCTTATAAGCATAAACCTCAAATAGTTCCAACTCACACTATCGTAGGCCTTATCATAATCAACCTTCGACACCAAGCAacttctcttctcccttttggcCAAATCGAGAATTTTGTTTACCGTGAGAATTCCATCCAAAATGTTCCTACATTTAATAAACGTAGATTGTTTTATGAAGAAAAGATTCCCTATCACACTTTTTAATCTCATAGCTAAGAGCTTAGATAAAATCTTGTATAAACTGCCGACTAGACAAATCGGTCTATACTCCGATAAGAATTGAGGATTAGGAACCTTCGGAATTAAAGTAATAAAAGAAGAAGTACAAGCCTTAGTAAGTCTAGCCTTTTCGTGAAAGTCTCTAATAAACCGCATAACGTCTTCCTTTGCAATactccaaatattttaaaaaaattccaaagTAAAACCATCAGGTCCGGGACTTTTATCCCCATCACAGTCCCAAATCACCTCTCTCACCTCCTCCTCCATGAAAGGTTCCTCCAATTTAATCCTAACCACTTCCTCTAATTTGCTGAAAGGAAGACCTTCTGGAGTTGGTCTCATATTGCTGGATTCCTTAAAGAACTTCTCAAAATGCCTCTTGATCTCAAGTTTGACTTCCTTCACACCCTCCACCATACAACTAGAAATTTCCACTATACAAATGTAATTCTTCCTAATTCTCtctttcaaagaattttgaaattacCTGGTATTACGACCCCCTTTACCAACCAATTAACTCTTGATTTCAATCTGAGCATATCTTCCTTCATAACAATGAGTCTCCTGATCTCTTCACTGACAACTCTCCTACTTTCCACTTCCTCCACATTCGCACCTCCCAAATTGTTTATCAAGTATTGGTCCAATTCATTCAAATCATCGATCTTATCCTCCACCTTCAAGTCTATCCACCCAAAAACCTTTATATTCCACACCCTTAATTTAGTTTTAAGCCTCTTCAATTTCTCATATAAACAAAGGTCCCATCTACCTGTGATTTTAATAGTCTTCCATTCTTATTCCACAAACTTGCTAAACTTTGCGTGCTTAAACCATGAATTGTTGAATATAAACGATTTAGGCCCCCAGTCACTCCCTCCTACTATCAACCAAACCATACAATTATCTGATAACTCCCTTCTACCCACCTTCTGACCCGTCACCTCCTAATAAACTACTAACTTATCAGACAACAAAAACCTATCCCACCTTCCTATAGCTTCCCCATTACCATTATACCAAGTGAATTTCCCTCCCACCGACGGAAGATCAACCAGCTCTATCACCTCTACAAACTCCACAAACTCCTCACTCCCCTTGTATATTCCTCCTCTACCCTTACTGATTCTTTCCCCCTTCTCTAAAACAGTGTTGAAGTCTCCTTCTATGCACCATTTCTCTCCCACAAATCTACCATTCTTCACCATTAAATCAGCCCATAGAACCCTCCTGGAAGTGTAAGAACAAAAAGTGTAAACATTGATAAAATTAATCAACTCACCTTTCTTTAAAGATTTGAGTCTCATGAAACCTTCTCCTATGAAACTGCATATTGGACTGAATAAGTTCCTTCttcaaagaaataacaccctccccccccccccccgatgCCCCAATCGAAGCGCAAGAAGACCAATCGACATCTTTTGACCCCCAAAACTCTGCTTCCACTTTGTTATCAAACTCTATCAATTTCGTTTCCTACAGATAACAAATATCTACCTTGCCCCTTTGAATCAAATAACCTGTTCTATTTCTCTTTGTTTTGCAGCCTCCACCCTTGATGTTAAGCGTGAGGATAATCATTGAACTGAAATTTTTCCCACCTTCCTAGATAATAATCCTTCTATATCTCTTACTTCCATATCTTCAATCTCCTTCAAAATTGTATCTTCACTCTCTTTACTAACAAGCCCCAACTTGAGAATTGTATCTCCAACATAACCTCCTACCAAAGATTCTAAATTTACTCTCAATCTGGAGTTACATTGCATCACGTCTGAATTCGTCATAGAATCACAACATAGCACTGCTTCCCCTGAAAAGCCACCTTCTACTTCCCTCGTCTGATCTTGAACACCATTCAAATTGTTGGAAATGGGTTTACTGATGAGACATGCATAGAACAAAGGTTGACCAAACGCCTTTGCAACCAAATCTTTTACTTCacgaatctttttcttcttttttctttaacCATTTTAGCCATAAACACGCCTTGTCAAAAGACATTGGGCCTAAATTCTGGCCCAAAAACTCCAGCCCAACATTTGCCCCAGAAAATTCATTGAGGTTGTAGTCCCCACTCACTACGGGACAAGTAAAGTACCTAGGACTGATCATTCTTCCCTCTTCTGACTCCACATCCTTGGAAAGCGACACAACATAGCCTTTATTCTTTTGAGCATGATGTGTCAACATCAATCCTTTTGGATTTCCCTCAAAACCTCCCGAAATGTGTAACTCTTTTCTGCAAGCTAAGATAGGAAAATGTTCTCCTTCCTCAAAAGAAGAAATATTACCTTCTTTGTGTCTCCTAGAAAATGCCTCCCTCCCCCTAGGCACCTCACCATCATCGTTCAAAAGAACCATTTCCAGTACCTCACTAGCTTCGCCCCCTTTTCCCACCGTTGATTCACCTCCACTTAACTTCGGCATCAAGTCCTCGGGACTTGTATATGAATCCTTATTTTTCTGTTAAGATTTATAAGAAATTACTGGAACTTGAGCTTCCTCCATGATTTTAATCTGAAAGGTAACCCCATCAGCACCAATATTAAACACTTCGTTTATCATCGATGCACACTTGGTCCGTATCATCAATTTAGCTACATCCATATTTTCAGCCTCCAGACGTAGAATCATCGCCACAAATAAAAAGACCCAGTGTTACCGCTAAGAACTCAAAGAATCTTATGTTCCAAAGTTGACAAGGTATTCCATAACACCTCAACCAAGTTACCCTTTTTGGATCCACGTAtgtttttcttcatcttcttacTTCCTTGAACCACTAGTTAAGCAATCATAACCCTCTTCTACAAGAGCTTCCATTTCACCTTCAACTAAGTCTTCAAGCAGACAAAGGTTAGCACCCAAAAGTGTGACCTTCACCGAGAAGTAACCCTCTCCATGGAAAAGTTCTTGCATGGAATACGTTAACCCTGAATTCTCCACTATACCCATATAAGCTTTCTCAAATCTAGAGTTCTCTTCAACATCAGTTTTGAAAACCAAGTTAGGAAGAATTCCTCGAACCCCGTTACCTAGATTAATTGTCCCCTGAACAAGACCTCTCGTCACCTCCGCATATGGGTTCCCTACATGCCTCCTCTGATCACCCATAACTGGATTCCTCTTCCCTTGATGTAACTTATTCATAGGCAACCCCCTCCTCCTACCTTAGTTTTTGATGAGTTTCTAACGGTGTTCCCTTTAAATCTATTTATCTTCACTTCTCCCCTAGAATACCTAGGAAGATTCGCAAAAATCTTCCAGCAGTCAAGGAAAGTATTGTCCATTTTCGTAGCCAATAGACTTGAGTCCCTTACATTAAGAAATGGAATAAAAATGTATCTTCTTCCCCTAATATCTCTTTTCTTCGGTGTGATAACCTCTTATATATCCCCCAAGGCTTTAAACTCGTTATATAAACCTCTAGCATTCCATCTTTCAGCAAACTCTGTAAAGTAAATGGTTGTAAATGCAGGTCCTCCTTCCTTCATGCCTCTTGTAATAGTTGCGTCCCACTTCCCCTTCATCCTTCTACTATCTTCTCTTAATATGATCTTAGTCCATCCTCCTTGCTCCCTTCCACGTCTGTTTGACTGCATACTTTCTAAAGATGTTTTAGAGAGATGTTGGACTTTCTCTCTCTAACATAATATAAACTTTGCATATCATTCCGCTTTTTAGTCaatcttattaattaaaaaaataatgttctaaatacatttaattttcaaattttgattccattttagtaattattattatttaaaaaggtAACTTTACAAatacatttaattttcaaattttagattCAATTTTAGTACATTTTAttagttaaaaaataatttccaaaatgaatttattaattttcaaattttatatttgattttggTCAATCttactaattaaaaaaaatctaaatacatttaattttaaaattttagattcGATTATAGTAaatcttattaattaaaaaatcaatatCCTTATTTAACctcaaaaattaaatatgaatgaaACCAAAGAGCAAAAGTGTTGATATAAATACAAACCCAAAGTACATGTCTTGTGGAAGCAACAACAAAGCTCCGAAAACTTCTTCTATCTTGAATTGTGTTTGTTCCTTGTAATCCGTTGATTGTTGAAATGGCGAATTGGAGAAAAAACCAAACGATCAGTAGTCGTGAAGTGGGTCACCGGAGATCCTCATCTTATTACGGAAAACCGCCTTTGAGTAAGTATCCTTTTTGTTTTccctttttctcttttgtttggttttgttctttcttttgattctgtTTAATTCTTTTGGTTCACAGATAATAGGTTTTCGACCGTGCTTCCTTTATGGGATAAGAGGTATATGGAATCGCATGCCAAAGTGATGAAGTGGGAAGACTATGCTGTCAAACAGGCTTTTTACGATGCAAAATTCAGGTATTGCGCTGCGATCAACGGCTATCGCTGGGACATTCCGTTGCCTGATCCGGACATGTACATCGATGATGTTGATTGGGGTGCAAGTGTTGATCCTGAACTCTATCTGGATTTGGATAGAGAAGACGAGGCCAGACGAAACATGATAGCAAAGAGCGAGGAGGAGAGTGTGATTCTGGGAATAGAAGGAATTGAACCTACTGGATGGGGGGACGATGACGAAGAAGTAACAAAGCCTCGGGAACCAAGTTATGGTGCTGATGAAAATAATGAAATCAACTCTTGGGAAGAGAATGATTCTCAAAGATGGACTCCAAAGGAGCACTATGTTGCTGATTTTCCCAACATGTATCAAGCAAGAAATGATGGATATGACAGAAGAAAGAATAACATGTCATGGTCTAAGAACCATGGTAATAGTGACTATCAAATTCAAATGAATCAAGGAAGAAGAaatggaagaggaggaagaaggaAGAGGGGAAATTATAGTTATGCAGCCAAGGTAGCAGCTACTCCCAGTTCATGATAAATTCCTTGGACGTCAATAAAGTCTTATGAAATTAAGAGATATATATAGGTTTTGATATACAATTATTATCCTTTAACTACTTCACTATTTAGTAAGAAATTATGGATATTTAAGTTGCCCTATTTTTCTTCCAAACTCTATAGTTTTTGTTATTGTCTATAATCTTtataaaacttaatttttaggaaTGCCGAGAAGTACGGTATATTCTAGCAATGGTAAGAAGTCAAAAGATATTTGTTTGCATGCAGGTCATTTTAATTTGGTTAATTACAATCATTTTGATTTCTGtatgtgttttaaatttttttgttaaaaatacaTAGCATCCTTCAGTTATATATAATCTATAACACAACAACAAGAAAAAACTTAATTTATAGAAATACTTAAAAATCGGATAAATTTTAGAAATGGTAAGAAgttaaaagatatttgtttcgGAACCTATCAAGAGCTTTAGTGGTGAGAAATATGGTGTTTTTAGAATTTGCCTGGTTGGTTGATTGATTAATCAATCTCGagacttatcaaattaattcaattGGATATTTGTGTTTCTTCATCTAGACATTATGATATTTATAAAGTAATTTGAGTTGTTACTAAATAATTGGCAATTaagtataattttatattttcgcCTATAAACGTCTACGCGTAAACTCTGAAAAATTTTCGGTTATTCTCATTTGAAGAATAGGttgattttgttttcaaaattctATTCATCCCCTCTAGACTATTTTTTTGTTGTCATATTATCATCCAACAGATTGCACATCTTTTGATCAAGGTTGAAATTGATTCGTTATTCGTTTTAGTATGCATAAAAAGTGGATATATTTGAACGTAATCAAGATGCTTTTAGTCAATTGCAAAAGTCAGTGgaataaaaactatttttgttCTTATTCAAGTTTGTTGCAAAGAAAAACCTCAAAGtacttttaaaacaataaaaatttgagattttgtatgttatgattcgaatcaaacaaatcaaacacacATTATGCTTCAAATCAAATTGAATAGGGCCAAACTAGGAATTTTCTAACACTTTAATTTTAATCACAATTTAcacttgatttgaatcaagctCCTCCTGGTCACCCCTATtggatttgatttgaatcaaacttTACACTTGATTCAAATTAGATCATTTTTTTACATTTTCCATTAAGGCTTGTTGTAGTTGTTTCGATTCACGGGGTTTTTTATCCGAATGGGACATTGTTCATGATTTGAATCAAGCGCGAAATGAGTCGAAAATCTTGTTATTTTTTATTCCACACTTGCTCATCATTTAACTTAAACCATATATTGTTCTTTATTCGAATCTAACCAACTTTTACCACTCATTTTTGTACTTAATCTCGAGCACATATAAAACATTTTGTCAACACTTTTCATGTAGtgaatctcataattattttgtgattttatttgaaaTCAACTCTCACTCTCACTTTGAAAAAGTTCAAAATGCTTGCTTTCGaatttctttcttcttcaacctttctTTTGACTTTTGATCTTGATAATGAGAGATTTGTGATTGATTGGGGGAGACGTTGTCTTGAAACTAatcattcttgaagattcggCAAAGACTTTGGTGCTGACAAATTCCAGTGAAATGAAGGACGTTCTTCTCTCCATATTGCTTTAGTAGTGTTTGTATGGAAGACTACTGATAAGGCGGAGTTATTCTCAGATCTCCAAATAGTTCTTCGTTAAAGGAATCGGTAAGATCAAAGGGTGATTGCTACACACGAAGGCTTGGAGCAGATTGATGATATTGGAAGATTTAGAAATGTGAATCAAGTAAAGATTAAGCCTAAGACTTTGGCGTGAAGTTGTATAAAAGTCAAGATCCATAtagaatatttattttcttcaacaTTATTGTGGGCTATAGACTGTATGAACTCTTGCAATATTTGTCAAAACAAAATGGAGCTATGCGGGTTCCAATGAGAAACCATTGAAGAGTGCTCGTAGGCAAAGTAAGGACGAACGCCGAAGCACTATAAATCCTGGTGTCTTTTCAATTTTCGTAGGACATTGCATGCTTAGGTTTTCAATTCTTAGAGTAGTTTATCGTTTGTTCAATTGGTAGAAATTTATTGCTTAAGATTTGTTTTGTGTTGGAATTGGTACCTAATCGAGCTTCAGTGGTgattaaaatctaaaaaatttgTTGAGTTAAGAATTCACAAATTAAATCATTGTATAAATACACCTCATGAAGTATAGAATTCAATTCCTTGtgcatcatcatttgatcatatgtgatatttgtaaatgTATTAAGTGCTTACATGAGACAATTTTTATACAAGTATAATTCTCATATTTTTGCTCTAAATCTTCCGCGTGCAAACTCAGAAAACCTTAgataattcaattttaaaaatctattcacccccctcccCCACCCCGCGCCTCTAGACTATTTTCTTACACCATACTATCACATAGCAATTGGCATCAAGAGTTGGTCTTTTGATTAAGTCTAATTGATTCTAAATTTTTTGAGATTATGGTGGTTAATGACGATCCAATGGGAGCGTATAATAGAGAATCGATTTTCAAAGTATGGAGCCTCCACAAGAAATTGTTGAATTTTCTCAAGAAGAACAAACTCAAGATAACAAGTGTTACAAGAACCAATACATTTGTGAGATCCACTAGAGAAAGGAGAAATCCTAATATGGATGATTACATAATCTTTCTCCCAGAATATGAGGAAAATAATGGGTATGATGGAAGATGTCCCCATCAACTATCCAGTTTAATCGAAAGACTCTTTGAGAAAAATCATGGTTCTTGTTGCACACTATGATTTAGAACtccatcaaatggatgtcaacaCGACATTTCTCAATGTCAACATTGATGAAACAATCTATATGGTGCAGCCAAAAAACTTTGTGTCAAGA includes:
- the LOC131629831 gene encoding uncharacterized protein LOC131629831 is translated as MQFHRRRFHETQIFKERRVLWADLMVKNGRFVGEKWCIEGDFNTVLEKGERISKGRGGIYKGSEEFVEFVEVIELVDLPSVGGKFTWYNGRWDLCLYEKLKRLKTKLRVWNIKVFGWIDLKVEDKIDDLNELDQYLINNLGGANVEEVESRRVVSEEIRRLIVMKEDMLRLKSRVNCCMVEGVKEVKLEIKRHFEKFFKESSNMRPTPEGLPFSKLEEVVRIKLEEPFMEEEEDVMRFIRDFHEKARLTKACTSSFITLIPKVPNPQFLSEYRPICLVGSLYKILSKLLAMRLKSVIGNLFFIKQSTFIKCRNILDGILTVNKILDLAKREKRSCLVSKVDYDKAYDSVSWNYLRFMLIRTGFGSKWLDWMEACVFLSSMEVEKAVDLGEFKGFSFGVGESVDILQFTDDTVIIGDGSNDNLWSLKTVLRAFEIMSGLKVNFYKSNIYGVNLSDRMLNMESFLACGVRYLPFKILGVMVADSPRKEVMWKEVINIMRNRLSIWSSRFLSIGGKVVLINSMFNSLPLYSLSFYRAPKSHSRDKKNPRKVTLEGVEGSRGIQWLSWSKVCKEKNQGGLGIRDVESFNTTLLMKWKWRIIKEDIAVWRKLLIYRYVNPTTKMFVNDKRVISTNTIQFGGMIYYW
- the LOC131629832 gene encoding uncharacterized protein LOC131629832 yields the protein MANWRKNQTISSREVGHRRSSSYYGKPPLNNRFSTVLPLWDKRYMESHAKVMKWEDYAVKQAFYDAKFRYCAAINGYRWDIPLPDPDMYIDDVDWGASVDPELYLDLDREDEARRNMIAKSEEESVILGIEGIEPTGWGDDDEEVTKPREPSYGADENNEINSWEENDSQRWTPKEHYVADFPNMYQARNDGYDRRKNNMSWSKNHGNSDYQIQMNQGRRNGRGGRRKRGNYSYAAKVAATPSS